The Pseudochaenichthys georgianus chromosome 20, fPseGeo1.2, whole genome shotgun sequence genomic interval ATGGCCACGTAGCCGTTATTATACACAGGGGAAGCCAGCCTCAGGAGAGCAATGTCATTtctaatagagaaaataaaaaatataagttATAGTCTGTTTGCCAGCTCATAGAGTCTTATTGAGAACCTGGAAATGCTGTGTGGAGACTATCATGTTTCCATCTACTTGTGCAAGGCATTTCAAAGCACTGCATGAGGGAAAGTGGTAATACCAGTTGGTTTGTAGCCATGCAAGTGAAAGCATAGGATGCCGTAACCCTGTAACTATCCCCTTGGGCCTTTACTGTCAATGAAAGTGTGCTTTGAGTGGTGACACTAAGACAACTTGCTCTCTTTACCCTCTGGCAAGGTCTCCATTCCAGCCTTGATGGACAGCAATCATTTCCACCCGGCTGAACTGCTCACTGCCGTCGTACTCGTACAGGTCGTACTCCCCCACCACCACACGGTACGCACTAACATCCATGCTGATTGAACAAATCAAAGACACACTGTGTTTACTTACAAGCAGACACTGGGGATCAGCAGGACAGGAGGGGCATTGATTGGATGTATGAGAGCAAACCTGAGGATACAGTGAGCTGCAGTCATGATGTAGAAACTATCAATGATAGTGCCTCCACACATGTGGTAGTATGAGCCATCGTTGTACGAATCATACTGGAGAGAAGCCTGAGAGAAAACAGAGAATAACATACACGCTGATACCAACAAGACAATGTTGTATCAGAAATCTATCAGCATAATGAGGTCGAGTAGATTAAAAGGAAGacttatttacaaaaaaaaattaacgccactaattattttaacgcgattaacgcatgtgtattttttgtcctcggccgccccgtagtttcagagcgcatcgagtttaaaataccatctacaagctgatgctgacagccccgctcctgccgcccgcttgtggcagaccacacttccacgctcaccggcaggcaccgactggccatcgggaggaccgggagggtgtgtgtatgtgtggcccgagcgagcgagagagagaacgtacgtgcattgttgttgttagcatctggtgctagctagctgcgctaacggatataaggagctgtttaaatgaaaacagaggagcgacatttcgccacaactgcgccgagcacttgactttatgcaggaagcagacagcgggacgttgtaggagaagtccgcacactcagctcggatagtgcaacatgattgcagcgtccaggcagctcccgttcgagcataatatgccttgagttgctagctccaacgatccatcacacacacacacacacacacacacacacacacacacacacacacacacacacacacacacacacacacacacacacacacacacacacacacacaacatttttattgtattagaggttccaggttgaattgaggcgaatatttgtaatgttcagaggttgttgtgtttaatattcatgagaatatttgtccactcatatgttgataagagtattaaaaacttgaaaaatattcctctaaggtacatttagaacagattaaAAATGTGCGATAAAATtgtgattaatcgcgattaactatggacaatcatgcgattaatcgcgattacatattttaatcgactgacagccctactaTTTACCCAAAGGATATAAGTAAAAAATACTAGCGTCACATTccggcccggactggccatcgggaggaccgggaggtttcccgatggcctggcctgttaagtggcctgctggcctgaggattttttttttttatgtatgtattgtgaacgcaacgctgcgcaaatgtgggtctgactctgcctcacagagggtgactggctgtctacatgatgtggcctgccgacatggccactttcatacagatcatactaatgccctcgattggtatctgtgtgtcattcaagctcgggagggtgtgtgttagtgtatgtgtggcgggagcgagtgagataaagcgtgcgcacgggttacgtgtattgttgttgttagcatctggtgctagctagctgcgctaacggatataaggagctttttcaacaacaaggtggaggagagtcctctcctgtcagactgagagactgataactacggctcaggtgaggtaaaggactcgagtgtttagatagttaacttagtctaagttatctcagtgggtctcaaacggtttggtcaccatttatgtaaacacatatttccatttgaggggggagtgattagtaaaatatgcatgaataataaaaaaaaaaacgttaactaggtgaaaaaggcaagataaactattaaaacttgttgagagctaaaactagtctttgctgctgcctcaaagaggagcggGGGGAGACAagagaggctggttcaggagcccagacacactcacaactataaatgaaccaaaaacaaataaacaagtttcaatgttttttcatattggatatgggatgTTATTCGTTATAgccatgtttttatgattttatgattatttaaatgtatacagttatgtttcatatgggtgtagtctctttatttccccctcaaagtgcaccagattgatgcatttaagtccatcatttaaaaaataataatcctaccgggggagcatgcccccggacccccctataggatttgaggtccacccccacttaaaatatgttcacatcggttcctaaatagatttgcacatttttttaaatggtaacccatgtccatatgtttatttttgggtagtagatttagagggctatcactatgggcagcaacgctgtaaaagttgacaaataaatccagcaaaatggcacaaaaaactggtagtggcctggctgggtgtataattcctggTCACATTACATTCAATCTGtataaataatgttttaaaatagTGCTCATACCTGCCATCTCCAGGTGTTTGGTATGGCGTCATTGCCTCCTACGACCCTCTCATTGTGCACGTTATGGTTGAACGGTGTTTCAGCACGAATCAGCCCTTTGGTGCGCACGTGAGATTGGAGACAGAACAGTTAAATGTGCACAAAACAGCACTGAAAATATGTTTTGGGGAAAACTTACCAATGCAGAACAGGAAAGCCACAAGACGAAACATGTTGGAGCTCTGACAACCGATACCGCTTACCTTCACCTATTTATATCAGTGTGGGGCTGCATGACCTCCAGGAGCTATTAGGTAACCACCTGCCAACTCAGCACAACATGTGGATGAATCCTAATCAAATGTATGATTTTCTTATGGTGAGGACGAGCAAACACTTCAGCAACCCTATACATCTCTTAAAATCTATAGGtctatttataaatatatttggttATATATTCATTGTAATGCCACTTTTATTCATTTAGGAAAATGTTTGAAGAACATTTCATATCATGGTGGGAAAAGAGCAGGTGCGTTCACATGTTCAACTATCGACTGAACATGTTATCCTTCCCACGGGTATTGATATGCTTTAGTTATCTCTAGGAAAATGTTTAACAGCACGCTATCAGTATAGGGCATTTTGACAGATTCGTATTTGGGTGAAAATACAGATGTTAATGTGTGTATAAACATAATAAGACGTATAAAAAAGACTATTTAGCTAGACTAATGCGCACGTGATGCAGGAGAAGTTAACTGTATGCAGTCCACATATGGTTCTACTTTGATTTGATGGTTGTATTGTATTTGTCTGAGTACAGCAGGATGGCTGGTGGCTGTGGGTTTTGAATGTTCCACCAGAGAAAGGACCTTTGACCTCTCTCAGTTACCGGGCAGTTTGTGGGGATTGTCAGCTTGCAGGGAGGCCCGTTTTTATTCCACCCTCCACCTCTTCCGGAAGCCTGAGCATTTTCTCACCCGTCTGTGATCCTGGGTTTCCTCCACTGTGTCGGTCACCACGGGGAAATTCCTAGGTTGGGTGTTTTCCTTTTGTCGCACAGTAGGACAAGAAACGAGGCGGGACGTGTTCTCTGTGGTGTAGGTTTCACTTTACAGGATGTGAGAGTGTTGGACTCCTGTTAGCAGTGTCTTTTAATTTGGTACATGATAAGGTTAGGCGAGAAATCAGAGGGGTGTCCTTTTACTGTCTGTTCAGCCAGGTTTGCTCAAGTCttacaccaggggtgtcaaactcaaggcccgggggccaaatccggcccgcgacttcattttatgcggccccacaagagctctgaaataatataatacgtttattatatggttacatgccgatttacacgttgcccataaactacatgtcccagaatgcatctcaaatatgaattTTGTTCAGAATTTCTTTACATacaaaaaaatcattttatgacattctcactgaagagacttccaattatttgccctagacttctgctttcagatgtagttaattatgaagttattaccctatcccataataatccaatgcagaggcaataatgtcatataatacatacgttttatatatattaaatatgtatatatgtatttttatatagtcttaaagttataaccggccctttgagtgcaaccataaagctgatgtggcccgcgatgaaatttagtttgacacccctgtcttaCACAGTGGAGCATCATGCCATCTATAGTCTGTGTGCAGGCAGTGTGGACCTGGAAATGTTGAGTACACCCAAAGTGTTATGTTAGTTTCATTAATTAGCAATAATGAAAAATGTCAATCAGGTGACTGCATTTAGCTTACATTGGCCACCGGCAAGAAAATGTGGTTCTTGTTAAGTCTTTAGGTCGTTTGTTTCCGTTCATTCTGGATACATTAAATAGACACTGTGCAACTTCAACCCAAACACGATCGATCAAAATATGTGTAAGATAGTTTTTGGCCAATGGGGTTACAGACTTGGAGGTCAGATGAACTTTAACCTTTGGCAAAGTACATGGCATCATGTCTGAACATGGACCACTACCGCCATCTTGTCACTATAATAAGAACTACAAGCCACCCTCTATTATATATGAAACACACATGACTGAGATGCAAGTtgattttatttcaaatgttccATTGTTCAGCCTATTGGATCAcctggaaaaaaacaaaacaaacaaaagtcaGGAAATTGAAATATGCAGATATGGATATGTATTAGATATACCAGGAGGCTCACTGAGTAGATCCAGTCCTGGAAGGAAGACACTCTGGTGAAGACCGTGGGTTTGGTCAATTGATTGCACATGCCAATTGGACCGTAGCTGACGACACCGTGGACCTTCCAGGATCCATCAATGTAGCAGCTCAGGGGCCCGCCAGAGTCGCCCTGGGACAACGAGAAGAGAGGGGCCAATGTGGAGACCATGCAGTGAGAGGTAGTATATACGAGGAATCTGCTAAAGCTGTGCAGATATTAattctgaagtaaacattgaatactgctttctattcctccatcttgtgactgtgtaactccctctcttggatatcagcatgtgaaggacactgctcaggaactagctgatgctctgtatgtgatgactccttccattctggagaggatcacagatacatggatcctgatgtTGACGCTCAAGCTGGGGACAAGTAATATTTCTCTAACAGTATACAAATGTACACAAATATTCAGAGGGTTGTGCAGGACAGACAGTACTTTATCTGCCCCTTAATTATACAGCGGTCTTGTATTTATGGATACCAAATATCCAAAGATGTGTACCTGGCAGCCTGATACGACTCCATCTCCTCCAGCACACACCATGGTCTTCAAGGCGTTGCTGCCCCACCATTCATGCGTGGAGCATATTGAATGCTCCACCACTACGAGGGGGGCCACCTGCAGGTTGTTAGGGACGCTCCCTACATCTGTAAACAAAGAAAGTGTGTGAAGATTTCTTTAAAGGTCACATATTATGCagaatcctgtgtgtgtgtgtgtgtgtgtgtgtgtgtgtgtgtgtgtgtgtgtgtgtgtgtgtgtgtgtgtgtgtgtgtgtgtgtgtgtgtgtgtgtgtgtgtgtgtgtgtgtgtgtgtgtgtgtgtgtgtgtgtgtgtgtgtgtgtgtgtgtgtgtgtgtgtgtgtgtgtgtgtgtgtgtcctcacggTCCAGGAGTCCCCAGCCGGTGATGTAACAGGTGAACCCGTGAGGAAGCATCTGATCCGGGTAGGGAAGATCAGCGATGGCCACGTAGCCGTTATCATACACAGGGGAAGCCAACCTCAGGAGAGCAATGTCATTtctaatagagaaaataaaaaaatggaatAAGTTATAGTCTGTTTGCCAGCTCACAGAGTTTTATTGAGAACCTGGAAATGCTGTGTACCCCCGACTATCATGTTTCCATCTACTTGTGCAAGGCATTTCAAAGCACTACATGAGGGAAAGTGGTAATACCAGTTGGTTTGTAGCCATAAAAGTGAAAGCATAGGATGCCTTaacccagtgcttctcaaagtgtggtccgcggaccactggtggtccgtgagtgccccctagtggtccgtgagtatataggtaacatttcacatttgaaataaataaatacatttaagttttccgcactctcgcgggaatatctccgcaatggagcgagcttaagtttcactttcgattgcatgatatagcccagcgcaacaccttcatcacacatgttgccacttgtttgtaccgttttcaggcgatttgtaatctgttctagaaaaacgatgtgattttggatatttgtggagttaggtggtccgcgagtgtttttttattggttaagtgtccttggtatgaaaaagtttgagaaacactgccttAACCCTGTAACTATCCCCTTGGGCCTTTACTGTCAATGAAAGTGTGCTTTGAGTGGTGACACtaagacaggggtgtcaaactaaatttcatcgcgggccacatcagctttatggttgcactcaaagggccggttataactttaagactatataaaaatacatatataaatatttaatatatataaacgtatgtattatatgacattattgcctctgcattggattattatgggatagggtaataacttcataattaactacatctgaaagcagaagtctagggcaaataattggaagtctcttcagtgagaatgtcacaaaatgatttttttGTATGCAAAGAAATTCTGAACAAaattcatatttgagatgcattgtaggacatgtagtttatgggcaacgtgtacatcggcatgtaaccatatactaaacgtattatattctttcagagctcttgtggggccgcataaaatgaagtcgcgggccggatttggcccccgggccttgagtttgacacccctgcactaAGACAACTTGCTCTCTTTACCCTTTGGCAAGGTCTTCATTCCAGTCTGGATGGACAGCAATCATATCCACCCGGCTGAACTGCTCACTGCCGTCGTACTCGTACAGGTTGTACTCCCCCACCACCACACGGTACGCACTAACATCCATGCTGATTGAAAAAAATCAAAGACACACTGTGTTTAGTTACAAGCAGACACTGGGGATCAGCAGGACAGGAGGGGCATTGATTGGATGTATGAGAGCAAACCTGAGGATACAGTGAGCTGCAGTCATGATGTAGAAAGGATCAATGATAGTGCCTCCACACATGTGGTAGTATGAGCCCTCGTTGTATGAATCATACTGGAGAGAAGCCTGAGAGAAAACAGAGAATAACATACAGCTGATACCAACAAGACAATGTTGTATCAGAAATCTATCAGCATAATGAGGTCGAGCAGATTCAAAGGAAGCCTATTTACCCAAAggatataaataaaaaatactagCGTCACATTACATTAAATCTGtataaataatgttttaaaatagTGCTCATACCTGCCATCTCCAGGTGTTTGGTCTGGCGTCATTGCCTCCTACGACCCTCTCATTGTGCACGTTATGGTTGAACGGTGTTTCAGCACGAATCAGCCCTTTGGTGCGCACGTGAGATTGGAGACAGAACGGTTAAATGTGCACAAAACTGCACTGAAGATATGTTTTGGGGAAAACTTACCAATGCAGAACAGGAAAGCCACAAGACGAATCATGTTGGAGCTCTGACAACCGATACCGCTTACCTTCACCTATTTATATCAGTTTGGGACTGGATGACCTCCAGGAGCTATTAGGTAACCACCTGCCAACTCAGCACAACATGTGGATGAATCCTAATCAAATGTATAATTTTCTTATGGTGAGGCAAACACTTCAGCAACCCTATACATCTCTTAAAATCTATAGGtctatttataaatatatttggttatatattcattttaatggcACTTTTATTCATTTaggaattttttttaaacaacattTCATTATGGTGGGAAAAGAGCAGGTGCGTTCACACGCAGCCAAATTCAACTATCAGCTCTTACAAACATTTTCCTAGAGATAACTAAAGCAGGTCAATAACCATGGGAAGGATAACATGCTAAATGTAGTATACCTGCTGTTAATTCTCTGTTTCATTGCAACTTTATGGAAGCTATGGAGCTTAACTGAAGGTCGCCTAAAGCCAGTGGTGTAATGTAGTGTTTACTCAAGTAATTCAAAGTAGCTccacttttaccagctgtgagaTTATTGCAGCAAAAGGAATAATTGAGAACGATTCCTGAATGGGACATTAAGCAGAGTAGgtgcttttacttttggtatttTAATCCTCCTATTGTGTTCGTCCGTCCCCCgtccccccccttactttggtgttcgcggtcaaatttgaccggtcctgttttaacggCTATTACATTAATACAAAacacattaatcatcaccaaatgtcatttaacaccctttaaaactattgtatcagactacatgtgaaacactgcagtaaatatacaaagaacagacactatgaacatgtattgtgtgtgccaggtgtgatccatgtggggggatgggctaTAGGCTATATAGTAggctatattttgatgccaaaacTTTAAGTAcgtttttgaatgcaggacttctacttgtaactgagtattttCACACTGTTTTCTACTTCTAGGCCTACTTAAGTAAAATatccgagtacttcttccaccactgggtAAAGCTAGTGATGAgttaaaatatatacaaataggtTTTGTTTTCGTCACATTATACACAATATCAAGCTTCAAACGTCCCATATAATTTCGTAATATTCATGTATTACGTACAACGTCACAAAGCTTGTACGTAATACTCAATTACTTCTActtgtaactgagtattttCACACTGTTTTCTACTTCTAGGCCTACTTAAGTAAAATatccgagtacttcttccaccactgggtAAAGCTAGTGATGAgttaaaatatatacaaataggcTTTGTTTTCGTCACATTATACACAATATCAAGCTTCAAACGTCCCATATAATTTCGTAATATTCATGTATTACGTACAACGTCACAAAGCTTGTACGTAATACTCAATTACTTCTActtgtaactgagtattttCACACTGTTTTCTACTTCTAGGCCTACTTAAGTAACATAttcgagtacttcttccaccactgggtAAAGCTAGTGATgagttaaaatatataaaaataggctTTGTTTTCGTCACATTATACACAATATCAAGCTTCAAACATCCCATATAATTTCGTAATATTCATGAATTACGTACAACgtcacatttccatgacttctaCGCCAGTGTTGTCTGTTGCCCAGCAACCATGTAGAACACCCAGTCAAGGACGGCTAATCGAGCTCCAGCTCAGTACAAGTTCGATTTCTCTGGCATCGTTATTTATTAGCTTTGCCTAGCTCTCTGAGGCTGCTGTCAACCTGCGTTTTGCGCTAAGCTAGCTGTAAACATTTGTCTCCGCCAGTAATGACTTCTAACACATCTCTACCTCAGTGACTGTGTTTGTATTACTAACTGTTGAAGACGATGGGGGTGCCGCAGAGCTCGTTTCTGTCGGATGGAGGAACTTCTAGTGGATATCATGTTCATGGGGTACGTAGTGCAAGGTTATAAACAACACTCACTTTTTAAGCCACTTTAAGCTAACTGGCTATGCTATTGTTCctggttgttgtttttttttatctatGAAGACACACAGTTGCACAATGTATTAAGATATTCTGTGTAGTAACTTCAACTGCGGGTAGCTTTAATGGTGTCCGCCCATGATGAGGTGGCTTTTGGCTCACAACCAATCTGTTTAGGTTCGCGAGAGACTGCTTTGTTTTAGTACTAGCTGCcatgtgtaaagtaactaagtacatttaatcACTATACAATTTCGaggtacttgagtatttcaatgttttactaCTTTATACATCTACCCCACTATAATTCAGAGGAAAATTgtttacttttactccactaccagtaccttagttactttgcagatttggttTAATGAtgatcagactttagttccacctggagtacattcacaagctaccctgaaaatcattcaaactagcctttaccagctttgagaacactttgatgatcaatcattatgaCCAAAACATGATcattgcataatgagtacttctacttttggtactttgatTTTTAGTGATCGCAGGACTTTTCTTACTTAACAGAGTATTCATACGCTGCTACTTCTTATTTGActgaagtacacgatctgagtacttcttccacctctgcccTTTACTGTGAAATCAAGCAAATGTCTTTGGTGTGTTTTTCAGCTTCAAGAGGACTCTCCAGCTCTGAGGGCCGGTCTGGAGCCTTTCTTTGACTTCATTCTCTCCATAGGGAATACCCGACTCGTGAGTCATCTTTAAGTGAAGTAGCATTTGGTTTGGCATGTCCACTCCCCAAGTGTAAACATATTATCTAAATGCAAATAATTGAATCGATGGAGCTTATGTGATACCTGTTTTAATTGCTCAGcgtaaagtacatttacttaattactgAAGTATATCAAAGTACTTGTGCTTTACCTGAGTATTTGGGATTGTATGCAACTTTAGGAGCTGTGTCCACATCGTGTATTTCTGCCAGAAAAAGGTGCCGTGTGGACACAGACTAGTGCTGCACGATGCTTGCTCAAATGTGAATCACGATTTTCCTCCATAAGAATTGAGATCACGATTCTCACACGATTCTCACACGATTCTCATCGTTTCAATGGAAATATTTAATGCACTCTTACTCTTTGACGTCACGTGAGTACAatgaatttaaacagacaacatttgtctctcttgtaacaaaaacataactttgtctttagtctgtagttgctgaatactgaacaaacattactacattcaaaatgtggaACCTGGAGCCAACTATTGTGGCTTTAAACAGACACCATCAAAGTGCTGGACTTAAATCCAAGTCTCAGTTTCTTGTAGCAAAAACATAGAGTCACTAAAATGAATTTGACAGCCAACTACTGTGGCTTTAAACAAAGTGCTCTACTTAAACTCAAGTCTCTCTGGTAACAAAACATACAGTAgctaaaataaagatattgctgCTGCCTGAGTGCTGAACATAACACATAGAATTTTTGCAgctttataataataaaatgtaaactttgcagTAGCACCTGTCCACAGTGACGGGACACCCAACTACTGTACAACAACACCAACCTGTTTGTTACAGGGAGGAATGCACTTCAGTTACTCAGAATACCTCACCACAgtgctgaatataaaaacaaaacagtcacagctttagaataataatataaaaaaaagcctagccggctagcacccagttcaactactgcacttaaaggttcttgtactgaaaaaaacataaacttaaacaaagtgctagactccactgagtagtaatgtcactgaatcaaaaggattaacttaaatactgcagtcagtactgaatataaaaacggAACAGAACATAAAGTTACAGCTTCAGAATAAATGTAGATAAAGCCTAGCTGCCTAGCTACTAGCACAGTCCATCTACTGCATTTTAAGATTCTTGGCTAAGAACACCAACATGTCAACATTCTCATTTTCATcggtgttgttgtcattgtcctcgacctcctcgtcactcatttctgtttttcctGTACTACTAGTAACTCTCGTCACTCTTTGCtaatcagtgctaatgctaacgcttctgtaaacatactgccggctcctgccctcacgtgctgcagtcagtgagtgttgccagcagtggcggttctagaacattttacatggggGGGGCAAAGGggaggcaagaggtcatgccagggtggcataggagggcggacagtacgtggtattttatactgtatataacctatttattgttaattcaTGCCCTAAGACAAGTGTTCTTAATtcacaagagaaacaaggtgttcagacaaacaatcgggtgccctttgagtcccccaagcttacctcaaccattttaaatgaaaggaaactacaaaatgtattttaaagcaatgtaaaattaaaaatatatattttgttttaaaaaaaattggttGTCTTCGACAGACATATTTGCATGTCCTCACTaagcattattacatattaatttaatattaaacaaatcaaaatggccaattatcccaaaatgttgctgctaatataatcatatgcttgtcaactttaactgaacaaaaatcaattctgaaaaaatacttgaattatctatgaaattgcaatattgtccctcagtttgtttcaaccccgtcacgccacaccatttacctcctattaaaataatggatcagtccatgtgtgatctgcagggagggtcagtccatgtgtgatctgcatGGAGGGCATTACATC includes:
- the LOC117465589 gene encoding elastase-1-like, producing MFRLVAFLFCIGLIRAETPFNHNVHNERVVGGNDAIPNTWRWQASLQYDSYNDGSYYHMCGGTIIDSFYIMTAAHCILSMDVSAYRVVVGEYDLYEYDGSEQFSRVEMIAVHQGWNGDLARGNDIALLRLASPVYNNGYVAIADLPYRDQMLPHGFTCYITGWGLMDHGGSVPNILQVAPLPVVEHSMCSRHDWWGSIVLKTMECAGGDGVISGCQGDSGGPLNCFTGGAWRVHGVVSYGPSGCNQLNKPTVFTRVSSFKDWIYSVSLLIIQEAEK
- the LOC117466045 gene encoding elastase-1-like — encoded protein: MIRLVAFLFCIGLIRAETPFNHNVHNERVVGGNDARPNTWRWQASLQYDSYNEGSYYHMCGGTIIDPFYIMTAAHCILSMDVSAYRVVVGEYNLYEYDGSEQFSRVDMIAVHPDWNEDLAKGNDIALLRLASPVYDNGYVAIADLPYPDQMLPHGFTCYITGWGLLDHVGSVPNNLQVAPLVVVEHSICSTHEWWGSNALKTMVCAGGDGVVSGCQGDSGGPLSCYIDGSWKVHGVVSYGPIGMCNQLTKPTVFTRVSSFQDWIYSVIQ